The Vespula vulgaris chromosome 4, iyVesVulg1.1, whole genome shotgun sequence genome has a segment encoding these proteins:
- the LOC127063516 gene encoding protein outspread isoform X2: MSSGTAGVVRATGAECRKFAPNIFNKSKCSSCFKQKEEHSAEALECNRATRKISKCGYLFVAPGWDFSNPLNRTKPETVPQARIDMTRVLEVAAAEDITGHPYSLAVTSPEGVTFVKGTCREETRWWADVLQVYSRNKGRHKRNATFPGSQTTILQVTPTIRSNTPNPPRPRFNSCRSEPRSNAMWITETASGSSELCSSVFSSAPSLVTTSVSTMTSCSTNSLLSNGTVDSSNVSPLRSSTPLENGTNGPYLSSSSSSSSSSSSSSSSSSSSAAAAAAATSVSMNGNVVVVSTAYATTPTSTTVVVSASNTTISSTLSGSGAGTTLTEKPPMIPSEVRSSYRDQPASGSSPPTRDKLCAEDKARRRSNHQQGEHGSNEKLDDDACRRIFLEHEREREGKLRDIAASLTQPRVRRIKARTSEPTRDVVDASNAVHRDKLVRGDPDGCGLDISSIRYSPTSELRVDLPAENVLNIKKGWLMKQGLNKEWNKHWFVLRGCGLMYYRDPCAEDKGIMDGVIDLNTVTAVTPLQVARNYGFQTVAWDERGSTVLSAVTAGIRSSWMSAVRRAANLPDPDSNGETLPICSDNQQDTNPQSPTTSINDRERDSVIPPTSNTPRSVLFSSDEEYRTASEGGRRESGDWSEILVSPPLIRNGDWSLPLKGSNWSDTTNHEWSELPPSPPLTRTALSRVKARSRSSSRSRVYKRSRSSPPSSRRSTLDSVRSEDLMMACCELGEDEEQSNGHVQSNSRLSGSNDSPLIVELLENQVSLLRDQLDHNQSHPSALLVIVERQENEIEKLKSQLNTARLDVANAEKELSRLRQQKAEAAIREKQVEELLGTIQRTEQQRNKDLDDLEKLKKVYTREKEILECKLLETEAILRETSERCEMLTNELTSSHRNVQHLQEEVQALGERLSQGIEENERLYNRVRELEERGGLSGSRERGRSFDSLSDLTNIDLDMDLNMLDKERVVEEYEELRVRFEKAISEIRAMRKELREAHSTQDALELEIFAYKQDAIGVSETNQAQVQLMAARIQDLTNKLAASEKQVRTLKQKLTKAETRDKRRSLSLKGRESFQISQEMEDKLCDLENKICAIERGKSVGGGPISSGVAPNSKESSPNAKKEKKKEGKHLDRARLRRKSLDSATSSEPMKVLIRLSTLESKVASVAESMASDAEKDSSECSEVSATSVGNEIPLEFLSRLKKLERVVWKSKRRLEKCLGSTQTEDKAEKCLREVNDILDSCLECKKGQVVVGGQIGESIGVVVCRLEAILKDKLSELTKRRQTLASNDRLDDREKVKLIAERIAFESVILGRLKRAIGGGGTLGDKSAVLGELLETSQLASSLKHKIHGTKPKTYQNTNYVQYLSRVLANKLVLVGGVLPVKTEASLQLCNARTESLNFLLQKQKEVDGIVGRYKETKLRELAEALAIETLNLSGQEDHPAKQTNVSSKKLLEDKRIREAWALAQETVNKELVQSEVSRVILHCAQIYEQDIASVLDTCLSFNEAGSVGLENWADETRSKLREEIRLSVEELSEVYEDSLRTIKRNKALVNSEYDSRRLLTDYADVIAHKALIDARIALLRKSTKPSTTSFNGQSGQNFLSSLIRNEDLLYHLTEDNSGKFDNDLVLEAECNYLYRQFAEECEDRISGRQESKERLKTIGQSLGHLEEDIGGLAKAIKLKAGESAATKTMIRQFERSSSGLADWTNVCEKCSHLREQIKRLAAYVDLMSCKQCEELQETVERLTAQHEEELETLKRNQEKDIMDIKGELDSQRQSLTTQYEQEAASLRERARKLEYRLNAMDSEHSAHVNELRAVYQRSISAELDTDAETRKRYKEEIKQLRALCEKGLLAMENSHRRIISEMEEKHRQELEHLRVEKEQALSEETQATLAALDAMRKAHEHEVQKEIAKFKQEFIKQMQAREDIGELHKEHEEEMEEIKQEILSLSAKYSSKCVESAALEEKVGTLTKQLAQAQQHIMQLDARNKQLRAHFLVECSDAGINDTIQILKSGENDTVEPKEELYKLPQHIKHGDTLRETTGVPQKSSSLNTSPAYSPQRVRNNHESMQGTSEEQKLTSERPKSSLSTLQKSLSADKPSSFSYKLERIKSISLPYSNNLVKPGSSTAISSHDRKDTILTQKNEEHNGIASPLWDSLRPRSGLPHQYQGGTAEMRINGTGGRKQADKQSEKQQQSETYTLRTDTRHPSYLSPEPPALSVAELMRSPLLRWSSRNCRSLPPTPLPSYHQPLHPPLPAVGMVAERKKRFEV; encoded by the exons CCAGAAACGGTGCCACAAGCGCGGATCGACATGACGCGAGTCCTGGAGGTCGCAGCCGCGGAGGACATCACCGGGCATCCCTACAGCCTGGCCGTGACCTCGCCCGAAGGCGTGACGTTCGTTAAGGGCACGTGTCGAGAGGAAACGAGATGGTGGGCCGACGTTCTCCAGGTGTATTCGCGAAACAAA GGTCGACACAAGCGAAATGCCACGTTTCCTGGCAGCCAAACGACGATCCTCCAGGTTACGCCGACGATTCGAA GTAACACGCCGAATCCGCCTCGACCGCGCTTCAATAGCTGCCGATCGGAACCCCGAAGCAATGCCATGTGGATTACGGAGACGGCGAGCGGCTCGTCGGAACTTTGCTCCTCCGTATTTTCGTCGGCGCCTTCTTTGGTCACTACCAGCGTGTCGACGATGACTAGTTGCTCGACGAATTCTCTCCTGAGCAACGGTACCGTGGACAGCAGCAACGTTTCGCCTCTGCGAAGCAGCACTCCTTTGGAGAACGGTACGAACGGCCCGTATttatcgtcgtcctcgtcgtcgtcctcgtcgtcgtcgtcgtcgtcgtcgtcgtcgtcgtcgtcagcagcagcggcagcagcagcCACGTCTGTTTCCATGAACGGAAACGTCGTAGTCGTGAGCACGGCTTACGCGACGACGCCAACGAGCACCACCGTCGTTGTCTCCGCCTCGAATACGACGATCTCGAGCACGTTGTCCGGTAGCGGTGCTGGCACGACTTTGACCGAGAAACCACCGATGATACCGAGCGAAGTTAGATCGTCGTACAGGGATCAACCCGCCAGTGGATCCTCTCCACCCACCAGGGACAAATTGTGCGCCGAAGACAAGGCTAGACGCAGGTCGAATCATCAACAGGGAGAACATGGATCGAACGAAAAGTTAG ACGACGACGCTTGCCGAAGAATATTCTTAGAacacgagagagaacgagaaggtAAATTACGGGATATTGCCGCGTCATTGACTCAACCGCGAGTTCGCAGAATCAAGGCTAGAACCTCCGAGCCAACGAGGGACGTCGTCGATGCCTCTAACGCGGTCCATCGAGACAAACTC GTAAGAGGCGATCCCGACGGTTGCGGATTAGATATTTCCAGCATTAGATATTCGCCTACCTCCGAATTGAGGGTCGACTTACCAGCGGAAAATGTACTAAACATTAAGAAGGGTTGGCTAATGAAGCAAGGTTTAAATAAG GAGTGGAACAAGCATTGGTTCGTTTTACGAGGTTGTGGCCTGATGTACTATAGAGATCCTTGCGCGGAGGACAAGGGCATCATGGATGGCGTTATAGACTTGAATACCGTTACTGCGGTTACGCCGTTGCAGGTCGCAAGAAATTATGGATTTCAAACCGTG GCCTGGGACGAAAGAGGTAGCACCGTCTTATCCGCGGTGACGGCCGGCATTAGATCCAGCTGGATGTCGGCTGTTAGAAGAGCGGCTAATCTGCCCGATCCCGATAGCAATGGGGAAACGCTGCCGATCTGCTCGGACAATCAACAGGATACTAATCCTCAATCACCGACCAC GTCCATCAACGATCGCGAAAGGGACTCCGTGATCCCTCCGACGTCGAACACGCCTCGATCGGTCCTATTTTCCTCCGACGAAGAATACAGAACTGCGTCGGAGGGCGGACGAAGGGAATCCGGCGACTGGTCGGAAATTCTGGTTTCGCCGCCTCTTATTAGAAACGGCGATTGGTCTTTGCCCTTGAAAGGATCCAACTGGTCCGACACGACGAATCACGAATGGTCGGAGTTACCACCGTCGCCGCCTTTGACGAGAACCGCTCTGTCGAGGGTTAAAGCGAGATCGAGGTCGAGTTCGAGATCGCGCGTTTACAAGAGGAGTCGCAGCTCACCCCCGAGTTCTCGACGAAGCACCCTGGACAGCGTAAGGTCGGAGGACCTTATGATGGCCTGCTGCGAGTTAGGAGAAGACGAGGAGCAAAGCAACGGGCACGTTCAGAGCAACAGCCGTCTCTCCGGTTCGAACGACAGTCCCTTGATCGTCGAACTCTTGGAGAACCAAGTCTCTCTCTTACGCGATCAACTCGACCACAATCAGTCCCATCCAAGCGCGCTGCTAGTCATCGTCGAGCGTCAAGAaaacgagatagagaaattAAAGTCACAGCTGAACACGGCGCGACTGGACGTGGCCAACGCCGAGAAAGAATTATCGAGGTTGAGGCAGCAAAAGGCAGAGGCGGCGATCAGGGAAAAACAGGTGGAGGAATTGCTCGGTACGATACAGAGAACGGAACAACAAAGGAACAAGGATCTCGACGATTTGGAGAAACTGAAGAAAGTTTACACGAGGGAGAAGGAGATACTGGAATGCAAACTGTTGGAAACCGAGGCTATTCTTAGAGAGACGAGCGAACGATGCGAGATGCTTACGAACGAGTTGACTTCGAGCCACAGGAACGTCCAACATTTGCAGGAAGAGGTGCAGGCACTCGGCGAGAGACTCTCCCAAG gtatcgaagaaaacgaacgacTGTACAATAGGGTGCGAGAGCTGGAGGAGAGAGGTGGCCTTTCCGGGTCGCGAGAACGAGGCAGAAGCTTCGACTCCCTTAGCGATCTGACCAATATCGATTTGGACATGGATCTCAATATGCTGGACAAGGAGAG GGTCGTAGAGGAGTACGAAGAGTTGCGAGTTCGATTCGAGAAGGCCATATCCGAGATACGCGCGATGCGTAAGGAATTGCGCGAAGCCCACTCGACGCAGGATGCATTAGAATTGGAGATTTTTGCTTACAAGCAGGACGCCATCGGCGTTAGCGAGACGAATCAAGCGCAGGTCCAACTGATGGCAGCTCGTATTCAGGATTTGACGAACAAGCTCGCCGCCAGCGAGAAACAAGTCAGAACGCTTAAGCAGAAATTGACGAAGGCGGAGACCAGGGACAAGAGAAGATCGCTCTCCTTGAAGGGAAGGGAGTCTTTTCAGATATCTCAGGAAATGGAGGATAAGCTTTGCGACTTGGAGAATAAGATTTGCGCTATAGAGCGCGGTAAGAGCGTCGGCGGTGGTCCGATTTCGAGCGGCGTTGCTCCTAATTCGAAGGAGTCGAGTCCCAAcgcgaagaaggagaagaagaaggaagggaaaCATTTGGATCGCGCTAGATTGCGCAGAAAGTCGTTGGATAGCGCGACCAGTTCGGAACCTATGAAGGTGCTGATCAGATTGAGCACGTTGGAGAGCAAGGTCGCGAGCGTGGCCGAGAGCATGGCGAGCGACGCCGAGAAAGACTCCAGCGAATGCAGCGAGGTCAGCGCGACTTCCGTCGGCAACGAGATCCCCTTGGAATTTCTCTCGAGATTGAAGAAGTTGGAGAGAGTCGTGTGGAAGTCGAAGCGACGATTGGAAAAGTGTCTGGGCTCGACGCAAACGGAGGATAAGGCGGAGAAGTGCTTGCGCGAGGTCAACGACATTTTGGATTCGTGCTTGGAGTGTAAGAAGGGCCAAGTCGTCGTCGGTGGTCAGATCGGCGAATCGATAGGAGTAGTGGTATGTAGACTAGAGGCTATACTTAAGGATAAATTAAGCGAACTCACGAAGAGACGGCAGACGCTCGCGTCGAACGACCGGTTGGACGACAGGGAGAAAGTAAAGTTGATCGCCGAAAGGATAGCCTTCGAATCCGTGATTCTTGGACGATTGAAGCGCGCGATCGGCGGTGGTGGTACCTTAGGCGACAAGAGCGCCGTTCTCGGTGAATTGCTCGAAACTAGTCAGCTTGCCTCAAGCTTAAAGCATAAGATTCATGGAACCAAGCCCAAAACGTACCAAAACACGAACTACGTTCAGTATCTTTCTAGGGTCTTAGCTAATAAGTTAGTGCTCGTAGGAGGCGTTCTCCCCGTTAAAACGGAGGCGTCGCTTCAACTTTGCAACGCTCGAACCGAGAGCTTGAACTTTTTGTTGCAAAAGCAAAAGGAAGTCGACGGTATCGTCGGACGTTACAAGGAGACGAAGTTGAGAGAGCTGGCGGAGGCCTTGGCGATCGAGACGCTCAATCTGTCGGGTCAGGAGGATCATCCCGCCAAGCAGACGAACGTTTCGAGCAAGAAATTGCTCGAGGATAAGCGTATTCGCGAGGCCTGGGCCCTCGCCCAGGAGACCGTCAACAAGGAGCTCGTGCAAAGCGAGGTGTCGCGCGTTATATTGCACTGCGCGCAGATCTACGAACAGGATATCGCGTCCGTCCTCGACACCTGCCTCAGTTTCAACGAGGCTGGATCCGTCGGCTTGGAGAACTGGGCGGACGAAACGCGATCGAAACTACGCGAAGAGATACGACTCTCCGTGGAGGAACTGTCCGAGGTTTACGAAGATTCCCTTCGTACGATCAAGCGGAACAAGGCTCTCGTAAATTCCGAATACGATTCCCGGCGACTCTTGACGGATTACGCCGACGTGATCGCGCACAAAGCTTTAATAGATGCCAGAATAGCTCTTCTGCGGAAGAGCACGAAACCGTCGACGACCTCCTTCAACGGTCAAAGCGGTCAGAACTTTCTATCTAGTCTTATCAGAAACGAGGACCTTCTCTATCACTTGACCGAGGATAACTCTGGTAAATTCGATAACGATCTCGTTCTCGAGGCGGAGTGCAATTATCTGTATCGACAGTTCGCCGAGGAGTGCGAGGATAGGATATCCGGTAGGCAGGAGTCGAAGGAACGGCTCAAAACGATAGGACAGAGTCTGGGACACCTCGAGGAGGACATAGGCGGACTCGCCAAAGCTATAAAACTAAAGGCGGGAGAGTCGGCGGCGACTAAGACGATGATCCGCCAGTTCGAACGTTCGAGCAGCGGGCTCGCGGATTGGACGAACGTTTGCGAAAAGTGTTCGCATTTGCGGGAGCAAATCAAGAGACTCGCCGCGTACGTCGACCTTATGTCCTGCAAGCAGTGCGAGGAGCTGCAAGAGACCGTAGAGAGGCTAACGGCTCAGCACGAGGAAGAGCTGGAAACGCTCAAGAGAAATCAGGAGAAGGATATAATGGACATTAAGGGCGAGCTCGACAGTCAAAGGCAGTCCCTTACGACGCAGTACGAGCAAGAAGCGGCCAGTCTGCGAGAAAGGGCGAGAAAGTTGGAGTACAGATTGAACGCGATGGACTCGGAACATTCTGCTCACGTCAACGAGCTACGTGCCGTTTATCAAAGATCCATAAGCGCCGAACTCGATACCGATGCCGAGACCAGGAAAAGATACAAGGAGGAGATCAAACAGCTCAGGGCACTCTGCGAGAAAGGATTGTTGGCCATGGAGAATTCGCACCGACGTATCATTTCAGAGATGGAGGAAAAGCATCGGCAGGAATTGGAACATTTGAGAGTGGAGAAGGAGCAAGCACTCTCGGAAGAGACCCAAGCGACTTTGGCTGCTTTGGATGCCATGAGAAAGGCGCACGAGCACGAGGTACAAAAGGAGATTGCCAAGTTCAAGCAGGAATTCATCAAGCAAATGCAAGCTCGAGAGGATATCGGTGAACTGCACAAAGAACACGA GGAAGAAATGGAGGAGATAAAGCAAGAAATTCTTTCATTGTCTGCCAAATATTCGTCGAAATGCGTCGAGTCTGCCGCTTTGGAGGAGAAAGTAGGTACTCTTACGAAGCAACTCGCACAAGCGCAACAGCATATAATGCAGCTAGACGCTAGGAACAAGCAGCTGAGGGCGCACTTCTTGGTGGAATGTAGCGACGCTGGTATCAATGATACTATTCAGATTTTAAAAAGCGGAGAGAATGACACAGTCGAACCGAAGGAGGAACTTTACAAGCTACCACAGCACATAAAA CATGGGGACACCCTTCGTGAAACGACCGGTGTACCACAGAAATCTTCGTCACTAAACACCTCGCCAGCGTACTCACCGCAACGTGTAAGAAATAATCACGAGTCGATGCAAGGAACGAGCGAGGAGCAGAAATTAACGAGCGAACGCCCAAAAAGCTCCTTATCCACGCTTCAAAAGTCCCTTTCGGCGGATAAACCGAGCAGCTTCTCGTACAAGCTCGAACGAATTAAATCCATATCGTTGCCTTACTCGAATAATTTAGTTAAGCCGGGGAGTAGTACTGCTATTTCATCGCACGATAGGAAAGATACGATCTTAACtcaaaagaacgaagaacatAATGGTATAGCATCGCCATTATGGGACAGCTTAAGACCAAGGAGCGGATTGCCCCATCAGTATCAAG GTGGCACAGCAGAGATGCGAATCAACGGTACTGGCGGTCGGAAACAGGCGGACAAACAAAGTGAAAAACAGCAACAATCGGAGACATATACCCTCCGTACCGACACTCGTCACCCATCCTACCTCAGCCCGGAACCCCCAGCTCTCTCCGTTGCAG AGCTGATGAGGTCTCCATTATTGAGGTGGTCGAGCAGAAATTGTCGTAGCTTGCCTCCTACACCTCTACCGAGTTATCATCAACCGCTCCACCCCCCACTCCCCGCGGTGGGCATGGTTGCAGAGAGGAAGAAACGTTTCGAAGTTTAA